A stretch of Chaetodon auriga isolate fChaAug3 chromosome 21, fChaAug3.hap1, whole genome shotgun sequence DNA encodes these proteins:
- the nphp3 gene encoding nephrocystin-3 isoform X3, with the protein MGTASSLVSPGEVIEDGYGGEGGEACEIPVEVKPKARLLRSSFRRGPRVIGASFKSTGSVDLEYAAEYERLRKEYEIFRVSKNNEISSMQKKEAKLDEENKRLRAELQALQKTYQKILREKESALEAKYQAMERAATFEHDRDKVKRQFKIFRETKEKEIQDLLRAKRDLEAKMQQLQAQGIQVYDPNDSDSDDNQTTVTAAGTQCEYWSGGVLGSEPSMGSMMQLQQTFRGPEFAHSLIDVEGPFANVSRDDWDAAVASLLQVSPHVPQALWSNTVRCYLMFTQETKAELDVFIKKHSPVLRRMCEGLGHFYLNVCFPEEAAASYSVERKQEIERSSVCVLLLKSTVTSSVVEDCEEAFVKNPDGHPLVLYLRTEEDHNLTGPTRQLLERINAADKAAKVKVVDHSGSAEEGAELIFAQLEKIIKQELLGLEGADVDSKDSGIEEGHEEDSGDVLWDLHDEQEQIESYQQACNSTTSQLGFQKYIDRLNDMIAAPPPTPPLLVSGGPGSGKSLLLSKWIEQQQKQSPNTLFLYHFVGRPLSTSSEPVLIIKRLTVKLLQHFWSISGLSMEPSKILEEFPRWLERLSARHQGNIIIIIDSIDQIQQAERHMKWLIDPLPVNVRVVVSVNVETCPQAWRLWPTLHLDPLSPREVRSVVNAECQSMDLKFTKDQEKKLERHCRSASTCNALYVTLLARMIISSISCWSLEKSLEQCLQCQDTMSLYRQALKMTLNSLNTDRERHIMREILCLVCASHNGVSESEVIDLFPEVELPVLSSLLYRLNRLCIVTLRCGLIRFQHLQAWEAVRLEFLGGGSSSATYREKLIHYFSQQLSQDRVTWRVADELPWLLQQQEDRTKLQLSLLNLFVSQNLYKRGHFSELLAYWQYVGKDKSSMATDYFDSLKHYEKSCESEDSMTKLANLYETLGRFLKDLGLPSQAVAPLQRSLEIRETALDPDHPSVARSLHQLAGVYVQWKKYGNAEQLYKQALEINENAYGAEHASVARELESLAMLYQKQNKYEQAEKLRKMSVKIRQKTARQKGHMYGFTLLRRRALQLEELTLGKDTADCAKTLNELGVLYYLQNNLDAAKVFLSRSLEMRQRVLGPDHPDCAQSLNNLAALHTERREYETAEDMYEKALDIRKRALSPDHPSLAYTLKHLAMLYKRRGKLEKAVPLYELSLEIREKSFGPKHPSVATALVNLAVIYCQLKKHSDALPLYERALKVYEDSLGRSHPRVGETLKNLAVLSYEEGDFEKAAELYKRAMEIKEAEPSLVCGNAPSRHSSSGDTFSLRGPAPLPHVPR; encoded by the exons AGAAGGAGGCCAAGCTGGACGAGGAGAACAAGAGGCTGAGGGCTGAACTGCAG GCTTTGCAGAAGACCTACCAGAAGAtcctcagagagaaagagagtgctCTTGAGGCAAAGTACCAAGCAATGGAGAGGGCTGCCACCTTTGAGCATGACAGGGACAAAGTCAAACGACAGTTTAAG ATTTTCCGAGAGACTAAAGAAAAGGAGATTCAGGATCTCCTGCGGGCCAAGAGGGACTTGGAGGCaaaaatgcagcagctgcaggctcaGGGCATTCAGGTCTATGACCCAAATGATTCTGACTCAGATGACAACCAAACCACTGTCACTG CTGCAGGGACTCAGTGTGAGTACTGGTCTGGCGGTGTGCTGGGAAGTGAGCCCTCTATGGGTAGCATGATGCAGTTGCAACAGACCTTCCGGGGGCCAGAGTTTGCACACAGTTTGATAGATGTGGAGGGACCCTTTGCAAATGTGAGCAGAG atgACTGGGATGCTGCGGTGGCCAGTCTGCTCCAGGTCTCTCCTCATGTGCCCCAGGCCTTATGGAGTAACACAGTTCGCTGCTACCTAATGTTTACCCAGGAGACCAAAGCTGAGCTCGATGTCTTCATTAAG AAACACTCTCCAGTGTTACGGAGAATGTGTGAGGGTCTCGGCCATTTCTACCTGAATGTCTGTTTCCCAGAGGAGGCCGCTGCCTCATACTCTGTGGAGCGCAAACAGGAGATTGaaaggagctctgtgtgtgtgcttcttctCAAATCTACTGTCACTAG ctctgtggtggAGGATTGTGAGGAGGCCTTTGTGAAGAATCCTGATGGTCATCCACTGGTGCTCTACCTCAGGACAGAAGAAGATCACAATTTGACTGGTCCCACCCGGCAACTGTTAGAAAGGATCAATGCTGCAGATAAGGCTGCTAAAGTGAAG GTGGTGGATCATAGTGGTTCTGCAGAGGAGGGGGCTGAACTGATTTTTGCTCAACTAGAGAAAATCATCAAACAG GAGTTGCTGGGTCTTGAAGGAGCAGACGTTGACTCCAAGGACTCTGGGATAGAGGAGGGACACGAGGAAGACTCGGGAGATGTGCTGTGGGACCTGCACGATGAGCAGGAACAGATAGAGTCCTACCAGCAGGCCTGCAACAGCACCACCTCCCAGTTAGGTTTTCAGAAG TATATAGATCGTTTGAATGACATGATAGCAGCCccccctcccactcctcctctgcTGGTGTCTGGTGGTCCGGGCTCAGGGAagtctctcctgctctccaaaTG GatcgagcagcagcagaagcagtcGCCCAACACCTTGTTCCTTTATCACTTTGTTGGTCGCCCGCTTTCCACAAGCTCAGAGCCAGTTCTCATTATCAAACGCCTCACAGTCAAA ctgctgcagcacttctGGTCCATTTCTGGCTTGTCCATGGAGCCCAGTAAGATCTTGGAGGAGTTTCCCCGCTGGCTTGAAAGACTGTCGGCACGCCATCAAGGAaacatcatcataatcatcgACTCCATAGACCAAATACAG caAGCAGAGAGACACATGAAGTGGCTGATCGACCCTCTCCCAGTCAATGTCAGAGTGGTGGTGTCTGTCAATGTGGAAACGTGTCCTCAAGCTTGGAG ATTGTGGCCCACACTCCACTTAGACCCACTGAGTCCCAGAGAGGTCAGAAGCGTTGTTAATGCAGAGTGCCAGAGCATGGATCTCAAATTCACCAAGGACCAG GAGAAGAAGCTGGAAAGGCACTGTCGCTCTGCGTCCACCTGCAATGCATTGTATGTCACACTACTGGCAAGGATGATCATCAG CAGTATATCGTGTTGGTCACTGGAGAAGAGCCTGGagcagtgtcttcagtgtcAGGACACCATGTCACTCTACCGACAGGCTCTCAAGATGACACTGAACTCCCTCAACACTGACCGAGAGCGACACATTATGAGAGAG ATACTGTGCCTTGTGTGTGCCAGCCATAATGGAGTGAGTGAATCAGAGGTAATAGACCTTTTCCCAGAAGTGGAGTTGCCcgtcctgtcctctctgctttacCGTCTGAACAGGCTCTGCATTGTAACCCTCCGTTGTGGGCTCATCAGGTTTCAGCACCTGCAG gcTTGGGAAGCTGTGAGGTTGGAGTTCCTGGGTGGAGGAAGCAGCTCTGCTACTTACAGAGAGAAACTCATTCATTACTTCAGTCAGCAGCTCAG ccAGGACCGTGTGACTTGGCGTGTCGCAGATGAGCTGCCCTGGCTgcttcagcagcaggaggatAGGACTAAACTACAGCTTAGCCTCCTGAACCTCTTTGTCTCCCAAAACCTCTACAAGAG ggGTCATTTCTCTGAGCTGTTAGCATATTGGCAATATGTGGGCAAAGACAAAAGCTCCATGGCCACAGACTACTTTGACTCCCTGAAACACTATGAGAAGAGCTGTGAGAGCGAAGACAGCATGACCAAGCTAGCAAACCTCTATGAGACCTTGGGACGTTTCCTCAAAGACCTGGGCCTCCCGAGTCAG GCTGTCGCGCCTCTACAAAGGTCCCTTGAGATTAGGGAGACAGCCTTGGACCCCGACCATCCCAGTGTAGCTCGCTCTCTGCACCAGCTGGCCGGGGTTTATGTTCAGTGGAAGAAGTACGGCAACGCAGAGCAGCTGTACAAGCAGGCCCTGGAGATAAATGAGAACGCCTACGGAGCTGAGCATGCCAGCGTGGCACGAGAGCTGGAGTCACTCGCCATGCTCtatcagaaacaaaacaa GTACGAGCAGGCAGAGAAGCTCAGGAAGATGTCAGTCAAGATCCGTCAGAAGACTGCTCGCCAGAAAGGTCATATG tACGGCTTCACGTTGTTGAGGCGCAGAGCCCTACAGCTGGAAGAGCTGACCCTGGGAAAAGACACTGCAGACTGCGCCAAGACGCTTAATGAACTGGGCGTCCTTTACTACCTCCAGAACAATCTGGA TGCTGCCAAGGTATTTTTGAGCCGCTCACTGGAGATGCGTCAGCGTGTCCTCGGTCCAGACCACCCAGACTGCGCTCAGTCCCTCAACAACCTGgctgcactgcacacagagaggagggaataCGAGACGGCTGAGGACATGTATGAGAAGGCGCTGGACATCCGCAAGAGGGCCTTGTCCCCAGACCATCCGTCGCTGGCATACACGCTCAAACACCTGGCCATGCTCTATAAACGCAGA GGGAAGCTGGAAAAGGCGGTGCCGCTGTATGAGCTGTCTCTGGAAATCAGGGAGAAAAGTTTTGGGCCCAAACACCCCAGCGTGGCCACAGCACTGGTCAACCTGGCTGTAATCTACTGCCAACTA AAGAAGCACAGTGACGCCTTGCCTCTTTATGAGCGAGCACTGAAAGTGTATGAGGACAGTTTGGGGCGCTCGCACCCACGAGTGGGAGAGACCCTAAAAAACCTGGCTGTGCTGAG CTACGAAGAGGGCGACTTCGAGAAGGCAGCAGAGCTTTACAAACGTGCAATGGAGATAAAGGAGGCAGAGCCATCGTTGGTGTGTGGGAACGCTCCATCCCGCCACTCCTCCAGTGGGGACACGTTCAGTCTGAGGGGACCTGCTCCCCTCCCACACGTCCCGAGGTGA
- the nphp3 gene encoding nephrocystin-3 isoform X4, producing MGTASSLVSPGEVIEDGYGGEGGEACEIPVEVKPKARLLRSSFRRGPRVIGASFKSTGSVDLEYAAEYERLRKEYEIFRVSKNNEISSMQKKEAKLDEENKRLRAELQALQKTYQKILREKESALEAKYQAMERAATFEHDRDKVKRQFKIFRETKEKEIQDLLRAKRDLEAKMQQLQAQGIQVYDPNDSDSDDNQTTVTAAGTQCEYWSGGVLGSEPSMGSMMQLQQTFRGPEFAHSLIDVEGPFANVSRDDWDAAVASLLQVSPHVPQALWSNTVRCYLMFTQETKAELDVFIKKHSPVLRRMCEGLGHFYLNVCFPEEAAASYSVERKQEIERSSVCVLLLKSTVTSSVVEDCEEAFVKNPDGHPLVLYLRTEEDHNLTGPTRQLLERINAADKAAKVKVVDHSGSAEEGAELIFAQLEKIIKQELLGLEGADVDSKDSGIEEGHEEDSGDVLWDLHDEQEQIESYQQACNSTTSQLGFQKYIDRLNDMIAAPPPTPPLLVSGGPGSGKSLLLSKWIEQQQKQSPNTLFLYHFVGRPLSTSSEPVLIIKRLTVKLLQHFWSISGLSMEPSKILEEFPRWLERLSARHQGNIIIIIDSIDQIQQAERHMKWLIDPLPVNVRVVVSVNVETCPQAWRLWPTLHLDPLSPREVRSVVNAECQSMDLKFTKDQEKKLERHCRSASTCNALYVTLLARMIISISCWSLEKSLEQCLQCQDTMSLYRQALKMTLNSLNTDRERHIMREILCLVCASHNGVSESEVIDLFPEVELPVLSSLLYRLNRLCIVTLRCGLIRFQHLQAWEAVRLEFLGGGSSSATYREKLIHYFSQQLSQDRVTWRVADELPWLLQQQEDRTKLQLSLLNLFVSQNLYKRGHFSELLAYWQYVGKDKSSMATDYFDSLKHYEKSCESEDSMTKLANLYETLGRFLKDLGLPSQAVAPLQRSLEIRETALDPDHPSVARSLHQLAGVYVQWKKYGNAEQLYKQALEINENAYGAEHASVARELESLAMLYQKQNKYEQAEKLRKMSVKIRQKTARQKGHMYGFTLLRRRALQLEELTLGKDTADCAKTLNELGVLYYLQNNLDAAKVFLSRSLEMRQRVLGPDHPDCAQSLNNLAALHTERREYETAEDMYEKALDIRKRALSPDHPSLAYTLKHLAMLYKRRGKLEKAVPLYELSLEIREKSFGPKHPSVATALVNLAVIYCQLKKHSDALPLYERALKVYEDSLGRSHPRVGETLKNLAVLSYEEGDFEKAAELYKRAMEIKEAEPSLVCGNAPSRHSSSGDTFSLRGPAPLPHVPR from the exons AGAAGGAGGCCAAGCTGGACGAGGAGAACAAGAGGCTGAGGGCTGAACTGCAG GCTTTGCAGAAGACCTACCAGAAGAtcctcagagagaaagagagtgctCTTGAGGCAAAGTACCAAGCAATGGAGAGGGCTGCCACCTTTGAGCATGACAGGGACAAAGTCAAACGACAGTTTAAG ATTTTCCGAGAGACTAAAGAAAAGGAGATTCAGGATCTCCTGCGGGCCAAGAGGGACTTGGAGGCaaaaatgcagcagctgcaggctcaGGGCATTCAGGTCTATGACCCAAATGATTCTGACTCAGATGACAACCAAACCACTGTCACTG CTGCAGGGACTCAGTGTGAGTACTGGTCTGGCGGTGTGCTGGGAAGTGAGCCCTCTATGGGTAGCATGATGCAGTTGCAACAGACCTTCCGGGGGCCAGAGTTTGCACACAGTTTGATAGATGTGGAGGGACCCTTTGCAAATGTGAGCAGAG atgACTGGGATGCTGCGGTGGCCAGTCTGCTCCAGGTCTCTCCTCATGTGCCCCAGGCCTTATGGAGTAACACAGTTCGCTGCTACCTAATGTTTACCCAGGAGACCAAAGCTGAGCTCGATGTCTTCATTAAG AAACACTCTCCAGTGTTACGGAGAATGTGTGAGGGTCTCGGCCATTTCTACCTGAATGTCTGTTTCCCAGAGGAGGCCGCTGCCTCATACTCTGTGGAGCGCAAACAGGAGATTGaaaggagctctgtgtgtgtgcttcttctCAAATCTACTGTCACTAG ctctgtggtggAGGATTGTGAGGAGGCCTTTGTGAAGAATCCTGATGGTCATCCACTGGTGCTCTACCTCAGGACAGAAGAAGATCACAATTTGACTGGTCCCACCCGGCAACTGTTAGAAAGGATCAATGCTGCAGATAAGGCTGCTAAAGTGAAG GTGGTGGATCATAGTGGTTCTGCAGAGGAGGGGGCTGAACTGATTTTTGCTCAACTAGAGAAAATCATCAAACAG GAGTTGCTGGGTCTTGAAGGAGCAGACGTTGACTCCAAGGACTCTGGGATAGAGGAGGGACACGAGGAAGACTCGGGAGATGTGCTGTGGGACCTGCACGATGAGCAGGAACAGATAGAGTCCTACCAGCAGGCCTGCAACAGCACCACCTCCCAGTTAGGTTTTCAGAAG TATATAGATCGTTTGAATGACATGATAGCAGCCccccctcccactcctcctctgcTGGTGTCTGGTGGTCCGGGCTCAGGGAagtctctcctgctctccaaaTG GatcgagcagcagcagaagcagtcGCCCAACACCTTGTTCCTTTATCACTTTGTTGGTCGCCCGCTTTCCACAAGCTCAGAGCCAGTTCTCATTATCAAACGCCTCACAGTCAAA ctgctgcagcacttctGGTCCATTTCTGGCTTGTCCATGGAGCCCAGTAAGATCTTGGAGGAGTTTCCCCGCTGGCTTGAAAGACTGTCGGCACGCCATCAAGGAaacatcatcataatcatcgACTCCATAGACCAAATACAG caAGCAGAGAGACACATGAAGTGGCTGATCGACCCTCTCCCAGTCAATGTCAGAGTGGTGGTGTCTGTCAATGTGGAAACGTGTCCTCAAGCTTGGAG ATTGTGGCCCACACTCCACTTAGACCCACTGAGTCCCAGAGAGGTCAGAAGCGTTGTTAATGCAGAGTGCCAGAGCATGGATCTCAAATTCACCAAGGACCAG GAGAAGAAGCTGGAAAGGCACTGTCGCTCTGCGTCCACCTGCAATGCATTGTATGTCACACTACTGGCAAGGATGATCATCAG TATATCGTGTTGGTCACTGGAGAAGAGCCTGGagcagtgtcttcagtgtcAGGACACCATGTCACTCTACCGACAGGCTCTCAAGATGACACTGAACTCCCTCAACACTGACCGAGAGCGACACATTATGAGAGAG ATACTGTGCCTTGTGTGTGCCAGCCATAATGGAGTGAGTGAATCAGAGGTAATAGACCTTTTCCCAGAAGTGGAGTTGCCcgtcctgtcctctctgctttacCGTCTGAACAGGCTCTGCATTGTAACCCTCCGTTGTGGGCTCATCAGGTTTCAGCACCTGCAG gcTTGGGAAGCTGTGAGGTTGGAGTTCCTGGGTGGAGGAAGCAGCTCTGCTACTTACAGAGAGAAACTCATTCATTACTTCAGTCAGCAGCTCAG ccAGGACCGTGTGACTTGGCGTGTCGCAGATGAGCTGCCCTGGCTgcttcagcagcaggaggatAGGACTAAACTACAGCTTAGCCTCCTGAACCTCTTTGTCTCCCAAAACCTCTACAAGAG ggGTCATTTCTCTGAGCTGTTAGCATATTGGCAATATGTGGGCAAAGACAAAAGCTCCATGGCCACAGACTACTTTGACTCCCTGAAACACTATGAGAAGAGCTGTGAGAGCGAAGACAGCATGACCAAGCTAGCAAACCTCTATGAGACCTTGGGACGTTTCCTCAAAGACCTGGGCCTCCCGAGTCAG GCTGTCGCGCCTCTACAAAGGTCCCTTGAGATTAGGGAGACAGCCTTGGACCCCGACCATCCCAGTGTAGCTCGCTCTCTGCACCAGCTGGCCGGGGTTTATGTTCAGTGGAAGAAGTACGGCAACGCAGAGCAGCTGTACAAGCAGGCCCTGGAGATAAATGAGAACGCCTACGGAGCTGAGCATGCCAGCGTGGCACGAGAGCTGGAGTCACTCGCCATGCTCtatcagaaacaaaacaa GTACGAGCAGGCAGAGAAGCTCAGGAAGATGTCAGTCAAGATCCGTCAGAAGACTGCTCGCCAGAAAGGTCATATG tACGGCTTCACGTTGTTGAGGCGCAGAGCCCTACAGCTGGAAGAGCTGACCCTGGGAAAAGACACTGCAGACTGCGCCAAGACGCTTAATGAACTGGGCGTCCTTTACTACCTCCAGAACAATCTGGA TGCTGCCAAGGTATTTTTGAGCCGCTCACTGGAGATGCGTCAGCGTGTCCTCGGTCCAGACCACCCAGACTGCGCTCAGTCCCTCAACAACCTGgctgcactgcacacagagaggagggaataCGAGACGGCTGAGGACATGTATGAGAAGGCGCTGGACATCCGCAAGAGGGCCTTGTCCCCAGACCATCCGTCGCTGGCATACACGCTCAAACACCTGGCCATGCTCTATAAACGCAGA GGGAAGCTGGAAAAGGCGGTGCCGCTGTATGAGCTGTCTCTGGAAATCAGGGAGAAAAGTTTTGGGCCCAAACACCCCAGCGTGGCCACAGCACTGGTCAACCTGGCTGTAATCTACTGCCAACTA AAGAAGCACAGTGACGCCTTGCCTCTTTATGAGCGAGCACTGAAAGTGTATGAGGACAGTTTGGGGCGCTCGCACCCACGAGTGGGAGAGACCCTAAAAAACCTGGCTGTGCTGAG CTACGAAGAGGGCGACTTCGAGAAGGCAGCAGAGCTTTACAAACGTGCAATGGAGATAAAGGAGGCAGAGCCATCGTTGGTGTGTGGGAACGCTCCATCCCGCCACTCCTCCAGTGGGGACACGTTCAGTCTGAGGGGACCTGCTCCCCTCCCACACGTCCCGAGGTGA